A section of the Spirosoma pollinicola genome encodes:
- a CDS encoding type IV secretory system conjugative DNA transfer family protein, protein MMNSATQADELIDYFSQETHRIANECSVNIPTHWRYKKQVRKGWINLTNPFRGTMILGAPGSGKTETFVQNFVHQLLDKEFTMAIYDYKSPELSRLAYMHYIANQEKTTNQLGVSPSFHAINFTDPRYSSRCNPFLAQRFTDSFDAFLAAKNLVYNVNRSWILKAEGDFSVEVAINYLTACIWYMKLYNDRQVANYEDRLPTEERAEANKSNRFNYCTLPHIIEFATSPYEEIIPLLNAEPELAHLIEGITSIFENDTREHMEGLLTVMQLSLSTLKNPVLYWIMTGSEALVDINSPTNPKILCLGNDPALGHLFSVPLALISHLMARQVNHPHQRPSALIFDEFPTLYIDEFDTLLATARSNKIALCLSVQDLTQLENQYGKTKAQALFTMSGTILAGQVLGTSAQRIADRLTKGLEAVKPPRSWSFFSKENATQSPHISPATLGALPYGCFAGVVATLVDAPATQPVFFAQVTAHKVKPDLNLAELPINPELATLTDKQLDQRLNEHMATIQREVADLIQQERERLKLR, encoded by the coding sequence GTTTCGGGGTACGATGATTTTAGGAGCACCCGGATCAGGGAAAACAGAAACCTTTGTCCAAAATTTTGTACATCAGCTTTTGGATAAGGAATTCACGATGGCCATTTACGATTATAAATCGCCTGAGTTAAGCAGGCTGGCCTATATGCATTACATAGCCAATCAGGAAAAAACGACGAACCAATTAGGAGTAAGCCCTTCGTTTCATGCCATCAATTTTACTGACCCCCGTTATTCGTCGCGTTGTAATCCATTTTTGGCCCAGCGGTTCACCGATAGTTTCGATGCCTTCCTCGCCGCTAAAAACCTAGTGTATAACGTAAATAGATCTTGGATTCTGAAGGCAGAGGGAGACTTTTCCGTTGAGGTTGCGATCAATTATTTAACTGCATGTATCTGGTACATGAAGCTCTACAACGATCGGCAGGTAGCGAATTATGAAGATAGGTTGCCAACTGAAGAACGAGCTGAGGCCAATAAATCAAATCGCTTCAACTACTGCACCTTACCCCACATCATTGAATTTGCAACAAGCCCTTACGAAGAAATCATTCCGTTACTCAATGCCGAGCCCGAGTTGGCCCATTTGATAGAGGGAATAACTAGCATCTTTGAAAATGATACGCGTGAACACATGGAGGGGCTGTTGACGGTGATGCAACTAAGCCTGTCCACCCTAAAAAATCCGGTGCTCTACTGGATTATGACAGGGAGTGAAGCATTGGTAGATATCAATAGTCCGACCAATCCTAAAATACTGTGCCTGGGAAACGATCCCGCATTGGGCCACTTATTTTCTGTTCCATTAGCGTTGATTTCACACCTCATGGCCAGGCAGGTCAATCATCCCCATCAACGACCCAGTGCGTTGATCTTCGACGAATTTCCTACCCTTTATATAGACGAATTTGATACCCTATTAGCCACGGCCCGGTCTAATAAAATTGCCCTTTGCTTATCGGTTCAGGATCTAACCCAACTTGAAAACCAATATGGTAAGACTAAAGCTCAGGCTCTGTTTACCATGAGTGGAACGATACTAGCCGGACAAGTGCTGGGCACGTCAGCTCAACGAATTGCTGATCGGTTGACTAAGGGCCTGGAAGCTGTAAAACCACCCAGAAGCTGGTCCTTTTTTTCAAAAGAGAACGCAACGCAATCACCCCATATATCACCCGCCACTTTAGGAGCTTTACCCTATGGATGCTTTGCCGGAGTAGTAGCTACGTTGGTTGATGCGCCTGCCACGCAACCCGTTTTCTTCGCTCAGGTGACTGCCCATAAGGTAAAGCCTGATCTAAACCTCGCTGAACTACCCATAAATCCTGAACTGGCTACGCTGACTGATAAGCAGCTTGACCAGCGATTGAATGAGCATATGGCGACAATTCAACGGGAGGTCGCTGACTTAATTCAGCAGGAACGTGAGCGCCTCAAGTTGCGCTAA